One Candidatus Binatia bacterium DNA window includes the following coding sequences:
- a CDS encoding TolC family protein, translating to MVRCSILAESPPRTLVAARWQTGTLATRLRILHPSGARLVILCAISLASCTVGPDYHPLPLKLGGFHNAAAIHARNAAAPAPPLDRWWTGFGDPELTSLIERALEQNLDLAAALARVDQARAAARGAGAALFPTADAAAQVSPIRQSLESPIGAIGGQSPGFDRNVTLYDIGVGASWEVDLFGGLRRGAQAAGAEAEAAQAAGVATRITVAAEAADAYFLVRGFQARLAFAREQIATDERLLGLIRLRFAHGDASELEVAQADALLAHARGTVPLLVSGLEAQCNRLDVLMAEQPGTFAGTFAAELASEAQIPAIPNIPSGDEPVDVLRRRPDVIAAERRVAASSARIGAALAEYYPKLSIAGLLGFESVDVDHLFRSATFQPQGIAGLRWRLFDFGKIHSEVAEARGAEAEALARFRSSILRAAEDVENAFMLLAESEARSNELASEVAALQKSRDLAETAYRGGAIGLTDVLDADRLLLVADDELAKTRADSARAAVASFRALGGGWSGPSNVATGTARTAHPTSAHDTSPRSPTDGDLHASAR from the coding sequence ATGGTTCGGTGCTCGATCCTGGCCGAGAGCCCGCCTCGCACACTCGTGGCGGCCCGCTGGCAGACGGGGACGCTCGCCACGAGGCTCCGCATTCTCCATCCCTCCGGTGCCAGGCTCGTAATCCTCTGCGCCATCAGCCTCGCGAGTTGCACCGTCGGTCCCGACTATCACCCCCTGCCCCTGAAGCTCGGCGGCTTTCACAACGCGGCTGCGATCCACGCGAGGAACGCCGCGGCACCCGCGCCCCCGCTCGATCGCTGGTGGACGGGCTTCGGCGATCCGGAACTCACGAGCCTCATCGAGCGTGCGCTGGAACAGAATCTCGACCTCGCGGCCGCCCTGGCACGGGTGGACCAGGCGCGGGCAGCGGCACGAGGAGCCGGCGCAGCGCTTTTCCCGACCGCGGATGCCGCCGCCCAGGTCTCGCCCATTCGTCAATCCCTCGAGAGCCCGATCGGCGCGATCGGCGGGCAATCGCCGGGGTTCGATCGCAACGTCACGCTCTACGACATCGGCGTGGGCGCGAGCTGGGAAGTCGATCTTTTCGGCGGGCTCAGACGTGGCGCGCAGGCCGCAGGAGCGGAAGCGGAAGCCGCGCAAGCGGCCGGCGTCGCTACCCGGATCACCGTCGCGGCAGAAGCAGCGGACGCTTATTTCCTCGTGCGCGGCTTCCAGGCGCGTCTTGCCTTCGCTCGCGAGCAGATTGCGACCGACGAGCGTCTGCTCGGTCTGATCCGCCTTCGGTTCGCACACGGCGATGCCAGCGAACTCGAAGTCGCCCAGGCTGACGCGCTGCTCGCGCACGCCCGCGGCACGGTGCCGCTGCTCGTCTCCGGCCTCGAAGCCCAATGCAATCGCCTGGACGTTCTGATGGCCGAACAACCTGGCACTTTTGCTGGCACTTTTGCGGCAGAGCTCGCGAGCGAGGCTCAGATTCCGGCCATCCCGAACATTCCCAGCGGCGATGAACCCGTCGATGTCCTGCGCCGGCGGCCGGACGTGATCGCCGCCGAGCGCCGTGTCGCGGCATCGAGCGCGCGGATCGGCGCTGCACTTGCAGAGTATTATCCCAAGCTCTCGATCGCCGGCCTGCTCGGGTTCGAGAGTGTCGACGTCGATCATCTCTTCCGATCGGCGACATTCCAGCCGCAAGGCATCGCGGGGCTGCGCTGGCGACTCTTCGACTTCGGCAAGATCCACAGCGAGGTCGCGGAGGCTCGCGGCGCCGAAGCCGAAGCATTGGCTCGTTTTCGAAGCTCGATTCTTCGGGCTGCCGAAGACGTCGAGAACGCATTCATGCTGCTCGCTGAGTCGGAGGCACGCAGCAACGAGCTCGCGAGCGAGGTGGCGGCGCTCCAGAAGTCGCGCGATCTTGCGGAGACTGCGTATCGAGGAGGCGCCATCGGCCTGACGGACGTCCTCGACGCCGACCGCCTACTCCTCGTCGCCGACGACGAGCTGGCAAAGACACGCGCCGACTCCGCGCGCGCCGCGGTCGCATCGTTCCGTGCTCTGGGAGGCGGATGGTCGGGACCGAGCAACGTAGCGACCGGCACTGCCAGGACCGCGCATCCAACTTCCGCTCACGACACATCGCCGCGATCACCAACCGACGGAGACCTCCATGCTTCAGCGCGGTAA
- a CDS encoding TetR/AcrR family transcriptional regulator, with amino-acid sequence MRYDEAHKEKTRLRVLGEAAAAIRTKGVERVSVAEVMAAAGLTHGGFYAHFESKDDLVAQAITHMFGIAHGRFLSLTEEREPAAAIANYVEFYLGASHRLDRAAGCPVATLSGDLPNMSERARERFTDGTERWAAALVKLAKKLGVKDAEAVAWSAIAEMAGALALSRTVSDERAAAILRNSRANVKGRFGIGAR; translated from the coding sequence GTGCGATATGACGAGGCCCACAAGGAAAAGACGCGACTTCGAGTCCTCGGCGAAGCCGCCGCGGCGATCCGGACGAAGGGCGTGGAGCGTGTCAGCGTTGCGGAGGTAATGGCCGCCGCGGGGCTCACGCATGGTGGGTTCTACGCCCACTTCGAATCGAAGGACGACCTGGTCGCGCAGGCGATCACGCACATGTTCGGCATCGCGCACGGCCGCTTCCTGAGTCTGACGGAGGAGCGCGAGCCCGCGGCGGCGATCGCGAATTACGTGGAGTTCTATCTCGGGGCGTCGCACCGTCTCGATCGCGCGGCCGGCTGCCCAGTCGCAACACTTTCGGGCGACCTCCCGAATATGTCGGAACGAGCGCGCGAGCGCTTTACCGACGGCACCGAGCGTTGGGCCGCAGCGCTTGTGAAGCTCGCGAAGAAACTCGGTGTAAAAGATGCGGAGGCGGTCGCCTGGTCGGCGATCGCCGAGATGGCCGGCGCGCTCGCGCTGTCGCGCACCGTCTCCGACGAGCGGGCGGCGGCGATCCTGCGCAACTCACGCGCGAACGTGAAGGGGCGGTTCGGTATCGGCGCACGCTGA
- a CDS encoding type II toxin-antitoxin system VapC family toxin: MIVLDTHAWIWLASDPKRLSRPAAKEIRRAKRVGVAAISLWETAMLVRKRRIELDRSLLEWIEHALESTRAEILPLTPAVAAVGSRLEIHGDPGDRIIAATALLAAATLVTKDEQLRRYDALKTVW, encoded by the coding sequence TTGATCGTCCTCGACACGCACGCATGGATCTGGCTGGCCAGCGACCCGAAGCGGCTGAGCCGGCCAGCCGCGAAGGAGATCCGACGAGCGAAGCGCGTCGGAGTAGCGGCGATCAGTCTTTGGGAAACTGCAATGCTGGTCCGCAAGCGCAGAATCGAGCTCGACCGGAGCCTTCTCGAATGGATTGAACACGCGCTCGAATCCACAAGGGCCGAGATCCTCCCGCTGACACCGGCCGTCGCCGCCGTAGGCTCCAGGCTCGAGATTCATGGCGACCCCGGAGATCGCATCATTGCAGCGACGGCGTTGCTTGCCGCGGCGACGCTGGTGACGAAGGATGAACAACTTCGACGGTACGACGCGCTGAAGACGGTGTGGTGA
- a CDS encoding type II toxin-antitoxin system prevent-host-death family antitoxin yields MIDTRQSALAQQDWSSLPGIAPPHQLGHKIMTMKNSQRMAAGEFKAKCLSVLDRVAETKAGVIITKHGRPVAQLVPITPETKPASLLGSVKYHGDIVAPLDEPWDVES; encoded by the coding sequence GTGATCGACACGAGGCAGTCTGCCTTGGCGCAGCAGGACTGGTCGAGCCTTCCAGGGATTGCTCCGCCGCATCAATTAGGTCATAAAATTATGACCATGAAAAATTCCCAGCGAATGGCCGCCGGCGAATTCAAGGCCAAGTGCCTGTCCGTGCTCGATCGCGTCGCCGAAACGAAAGCCGGCGTGATCATCACCAAGCACGGCCGTCCAGTCGCTCAACTTGTCCCGATTACTCCGGAAACGAAGCCCGCGAGCCTGCTCGGCAGCGTGAAGTACCATGGAGACATCGTTGCGCCTCTCGACGAGCCCTGGGACGTCGAGTCTTGA
- a CDS encoding YifB family Mg chelatase-like AAA ATPase, translating to MYAVTFTAAHQGIDSYLVQVEASVANGLPYFVIVGLPDAAVREGGERVRTAVRDTLGGFPSKRCSVNLSPASRRKGGSGFDLAIAIAIAAADGKIPVAAIANAVFLAELGLDGTLRPVSGALPAAIAAARDGPARLVVARPNAAEAALAEGVSVYGVATFREALELVSGNFSSSPVHTDASRLLTAAADERDEVDLCDIRGLGTAKRALEIAAAGEHPLLLSGPPGAGKTMLARRLVTLLPPMSLAEAIETTSIHSIARTKGEAVLVTRRPWRAPHHTTSGAGLVGGGSWPQPGEISLAHNGVLFLDELPEFSPRILNQLREPLEDRKLTISRAGAKTTFPARFLMVGAMNPCPCGYWRTKLRECRCSDGDVARYRARISGPLLDRIDLYVDVPSVEVEELRASGTEETSAAARARVVAARRRRRLAAAMRLTAAAESVLARAARTMALSARGISRCVGVARTIACLAGSDEIDHAHVSEALQYRVSTEQPTGIERRDAATGRACVAR from the coding sequence GTGTACGCTGTGACCTTTACCGCCGCGCATCAGGGCATCGACAGCTACCTCGTGCAGGTCGAAGCGAGCGTTGCCAACGGGCTTCCTTATTTCGTGATCGTCGGCCTGCCCGACGCGGCCGTGCGCGAGGGCGGCGAGCGCGTGCGCACGGCGGTACGCGACACGCTCGGCGGGTTCCCGTCCAAACGCTGTTCGGTCAACCTTTCTCCCGCGTCCAGACGCAAGGGAGGCTCCGGCTTCGATCTCGCCATCGCCATCGCGATCGCCGCTGCGGACGGAAAGATCCCGGTCGCAGCCATCGCCAACGCCGTCTTCCTGGCCGAGCTCGGGCTGGACGGGACGCTTCGGCCCGTCAGCGGCGCACTCCCGGCAGCGATCGCGGCGGCGCGCGACGGACCGGCGCGCCTCGTGGTCGCCCGTCCGAATGCCGCGGAAGCGGCGCTGGCCGAAGGCGTCAGCGTCTACGGCGTCGCGACGTTTCGTGAAGCGCTCGAGCTGGTTTCGGGCAACTTTTCCTCGTCGCCGGTGCATACCGATGCATCGCGGCTGCTGACCGCCGCGGCCGATGAGCGCGACGAAGTCGATCTCTGCGACATTCGCGGACTCGGTACCGCCAAGCGCGCACTGGAGATCGCGGCGGCCGGCGAACATCCGCTGCTTCTTTCGGGTCCGCCCGGAGCCGGCAAGACGATGCTCGCGCGGCGGCTGGTCACTCTTCTTCCGCCGATGAGCCTGGCCGAAGCCATTGAGACGACGTCCATCCACAGCATCGCGCGAACCAAGGGCGAAGCCGTGCTCGTGACGAGACGACCGTGGCGGGCGCCGCACCATACGACGTCGGGCGCCGGCCTGGTCGGCGGCGGCTCCTGGCCTCAGCCCGGCGAGATCAGCCTCGCGCACAACGGCGTGCTCTTCCTCGACGAGCTTCCCGAGTTCTCGCCGCGGATCCTCAACCAGCTTCGCGAGCCCTTGGAGGACCGCAAGCTCACGATCAGCCGCGCGGGGGCAAAGACGACGTTTCCTGCGAGATTTTTGATGGTTGGGGCGATGAATCCCTGCCCTTGCGGTTACTGGCGCACGAAACTGCGGGAGTGTCGCTGCAGCGATGGAGATGTCGCGCGATATCGCGCGCGCATCAGCGGGCCGTTGCTCGATCGCATCGATCTTTACGTGGACGTGCCGAGCGTGGAGGTGGAGGAGCTGCGCGCGAGTGGAACCGAGGAGACCAGCGCAGCGGCAAGAGCACGTGTCGTCGCCGCGCGTCGGCGCCGACGACTCGCAGCGGCGATGCGGCTTACTGCGGCAGCAGAGTCCGTGCTTGCGCGTGCGGCGCGAACGATGGCGCTTTCGGCGCGAGGGATTTCACGCTGCGTCGGTGTCGCGCGAACGATCGCGTGCCTTGCCGGCAGCGACGAAATCGATCACGCGCATGTCTCCGAGGCATTGCAATACCGGGTGTCGACGGAGCAACCCACGGGGATCGAGCGCCGCGATGCAGCAACCGGACGTGCATGTGTGGCCCGGTGA
- the ppk1 gene encoding polyphosphate kinase 1: MDVSSSPATPRQIPLDSPEAFLNRELSWLAFARRVLELAGDPELPLLERVKFLGIHAMLHDEFFMKRVGGLLQQVRRSGARRSPDGRTPHEELEACRAEVRSQLEVVSALMLRDIRPALREAGLAILDWEELDEAQQSALREDFEHTVLPILTPLAIDAEHPFPFISGQGLNLAIQFPTAGGRERVLRLKVPTNRSRWVAVPGPAGFVALEQVIAANLDLVVSGSDTFRHYFFSVTRAVEADPEIIDDEDEAEALLPGAIVRQVTRDLKARRFAGVSGLKVSSDMPVELQTWLARQLGLSIDDVYVTETFLGLSDLMSLRVPDAETLLLPPYEPVDHPRLRSDDAEPGSMFREIARGDILLHHPYHSYESSVVRFLQEAAEDPQVLALKITIYRTSRDSPIIRALAEAARRGKQVAVLVEITARFDEAPNIAWGQFLEREGVHVSYGVEKLKTHVKLALVVRDEGGKLHQYVHIGTGNYHEGTARIYEDLGLLTADAGLCRDVALLFNQLTGALKPRSYGKLIVAPQHMRTRFIELIRREAEHAREGRPSGIRAKMNQLQDQELIRELYEAGRAGVPVSLDVRGLCCIRPGVAGLSENIQVFSIVGRFLEHSRLYEFRNGGHPEYFIGSADWMKRNLDRRVESIAPVLDPKLCRELSAILDVFDTDNYSRWDCNPDGTYTRRRPTAGEARRDSHEIFLEMAAKQKAAPAKIRSARRRKD; encoded by the coding sequence TTGGACGTTTCCTCCTCGCCCGCCACGCCGCGGCAGATCCCGCTGGATTCGCCCGAGGCCTTCCTTAACCGGGAGCTGAGCTGGCTCGCGTTCGCGCGGCGCGTGCTCGAGCTCGCGGGCGACCCCGAGCTTCCACTTCTGGAGCGGGTCAAGTTCCTCGGCATCCACGCGATGCTCCACGACGAGTTCTTCATGAAGAGGGTGGGTGGCCTGCTGCAGCAGGTGCGCAGGTCGGGAGCGCGCCGCTCGCCCGACGGGCGCACGCCGCACGAGGAGTTGGAAGCCTGCCGCGCCGAAGTGCGCTCCCAGCTCGAAGTGGTCTCCGCGCTGATGCTCCGCGACATTCGTCCTGCACTTCGCGAGGCCGGGCTTGCGATCCTCGACTGGGAGGAGCTCGACGAGGCGCAGCAGTCAGCGTTGCGCGAGGACTTCGAGCACACGGTGCTGCCGATCCTGACGCCGCTGGCGATCGATGCCGAGCATCCTTTCCCATTCATCTCGGGGCAGGGGCTGAATCTCGCCATCCAGTTTCCCACTGCCGGCGGACGCGAACGAGTGCTCCGCCTGAAGGTCCCGACCAACCGTTCACGCTGGGTCGCCGTGCCGGGTCCTGCGGGCTTCGTTGCGCTCGAGCAGGTGATTGCCGCGAACCTCGATCTCGTCGTTTCGGGCAGCGACACGTTCCGGCACTATTTTTTCAGCGTCACGCGCGCGGTCGAGGCCGATCCCGAGATCATCGACGACGAGGACGAAGCAGAAGCGCTGCTTCCCGGCGCGATCGTGCGCCAGGTGACGCGCGACCTGAAGGCGAGGCGTTTTGCCGGCGTTTCGGGCCTCAAGGTCAGCAGCGACATGCCCGTGGAGCTCCAGACCTGGCTCGCGCGGCAGCTCGGCCTCTCGATCGACGACGTCTACGTGACCGAGACGTTCCTCGGACTGAGCGACCTGATGTCGCTCAGGGTGCCGGACGCCGAAACCCTGCTGCTGCCGCCGTACGAGCCGGTCGATCATCCGCGCCTGCGCAGCGACGATGCCGAGCCGGGGTCGATGTTCCGCGAGATTGCACGCGGCGACATCCTGCTGCACCACCCGTACCACAGCTACGAAAGCTCGGTGGTGCGCTTCCTGCAGGAAGCAGCCGAAGATCCGCAGGTGCTGGCGCTCAAGATCACGATCTACCGCACCAGCCGCGACTCGCCGATCATCCGTGCGCTGGCCGAGGCGGCGCGCCGTGGCAAGCAGGTCGCCGTGCTCGTCGAGATCACCGCGCGCTTCGACGAAGCTCCGAATATCGCGTGGGGCCAGTTCCTCGAGCGCGAGGGCGTGCACGTTTCCTACGGCGTCGAAAAACTGAAGACCCACGTCAAGCTCGCGCTGGTCGTGAGGGACGAGGGCGGCAAGCTTCACCAGTACGTGCACATCGGCACCGGCAACTACCACGAAGGCACGGCGCGCATTTACGAGGACCTCGGCCTTCTGACTGCGGATGCGGGGCTCTGCCGCGACGTCGCGCTCCTGTTCAACCAGCTCACCGGCGCGCTCAAGCCGCGCTCCTACGGAAAGCTGATCGTCGCGCCGCAGCACATGCGCACCCGTTTCATCGAGCTGATCCGCCGCGAGGCCGAGCACGCGCGCGAAGGACGCCCGTCGGGAATCCGCGCGAAGATGAATCAGCTCCAGGACCAGGAGCTGATCCGCGAGCTTTACGAGGCGGGGCGCGCGGGCGTGCCGGTCTCGCTCGACGTGCGCGGGCTCTGCTGCATCCGTCCCGGCGTGGCAGGACTGTCCGAGAACATCCAGGTGTTCAGCATCGTCGGGCGTTTCCTCGAGCACTCGCGCCTCTACGAGTTCCGCAACGGTGGCCATCCCGAATATTTCATCGGGTCGGCCGACTGGATGAAGCGCAACCTGGACCGCCGCGTCGAGAGCATTGCGCCGGTGCTCGACCCGAAGCTGTGCCGCGAGCTCTCGGCGATCCTCGACGTGTTCGACACCGACAACTACTCGCGCTGGGACTGCAACCCCGACGGGACGTACACGCGGCGCCGCCCTACCGCCGGAGAGGCCCGCCGCGATTCCCACGAGATCTTCCTCGAGATGGCAGCCAAGCAGAAGGCAGCGCCCGCAAAGATCCGGTCGGCGCGCCGGCGCAAAGACTGA
- a CDS encoding Ppx/GppA phosphatase family protein, with product MTRQPVAVIDVGSNSARMVVFRVVSGGVLEVVVDEHAPLQLIRAIGKDGRLSDEAMDRAVVMLRDFRQVALAAGATVVRAFGTAALREAVNREELFARTRRESGVEIHLLGSDEEGRDGFLGAVYGLPVYSGLVFDIGGGSVQLMHFRNRKLTKTCSLPLGALRVSDEFLKSDPPTPSQVKKLRAHVRRLLRRAKIGLIDEDDSVVGTGGTVRNLAKVDTRRWSYPITRLHGYNLTYARLRELTAVFLGRDSKGRAELPGLNRQRADSIVGGSIVAAAILDACGASHFLVSGQGMREGTVLARTGAGLPDPDKVRAASVAAFAARFATCEPLRAKRRLQITLSLYDQLEPYPEPTWREMLGHAANLFDAGRSIDYYKMQMHTAAMVRSSGLAGFSHRGITLVSSMIETSDPDGWDPHICSPPLGEDDYDALERAGLLLCLSDIIEKRRLAPAGSRVSLRTTGREFILREPGMTAWKESEVSKRFRNAFGRELKIGR from the coding sequence GTGACCAGACAGCCGGTTGCAGTAATCGACGTCGGGTCGAACTCGGCGCGCATGGTCGTCTTCCGGGTCGTCAGCGGCGGCGTGCTCGAGGTGGTCGTCGACGAGCATGCGCCGCTCCAGCTCATCCGCGCAATCGGCAAGGACGGTCGCCTGAGCGACGAAGCGATGGATCGCGCAGTCGTGATGCTTCGCGACTTCCGCCAGGTCGCACTGGCGGCCGGTGCCACCGTCGTGCGGGCCTTCGGCACGGCCGCACTTCGCGAGGCCGTCAATCGCGAAGAGCTTTTCGCGAGAACCCGCCGCGAGAGCGGAGTCGAGATCCACCTGCTCGGCAGCGACGAAGAGGGGCGCGACGGCTTCCTCGGCGCCGTCTACGGCCTTCCGGTCTACAGCGGCCTCGTGTTCGATATCGGCGGCGGCAGCGTGCAGCTCATGCACTTCCGCAACCGCAAGCTGACGAAGACCTGCAGCCTGCCTCTCGGAGCGCTGCGCGTCAGCGACGAATTCCTCAAATCCGATCCGCCGACTCCTTCGCAGGTCAAGAAGCTTCGCGCCCACGTGCGCCGCCTGCTGCGTCGCGCGAAAATCGGGCTGATCGACGAGGACGACAGCGTCGTCGGCACCGGCGGCACCGTGCGCAACCTGGCCAAGGTGGACACGCGGCGCTGGAGCTACCCGATCACACGTCTTCACGGGTACAACCTCACGTACGCGCGGCTGCGCGAGCTGACGGCCGTGTTCCTCGGGCGCGATTCGAAAGGCCGCGCCGAGCTTCCCGGGCTGAACCGGCAAAGGGCGGATTCGATCGTCGGCGGCAGCATCGTCGCCGCGGCGATCCTCGACGCCTGCGGCGCCAGTCATTTTCTCGTCTCCGGGCAGGGCATGCGCGAAGGAACCGTGCTGGCCCGCACCGGCGCCGGGCTTCCGGATCCCGACAAGGTGCGCGCGGCGTCGGTGGCCGCGTTCGCGGCGCGCTTTGCCACTTGCGAGCCGCTGCGTGCGAAAAGGCGCCTGCAGATCACGCTGTCGCTGTACGACCAGCTCGAGCCGTATCCGGAGCCGACGTGGAGGGAGATGCTCGGCCACGCCGCCAATCTCTTCGATGCCGGGCGCAGCATCGACTACTACAAAATGCAGATGCACACCGCTGCGATGGTGCGCTCCAGCGGACTGGCCGGGTTCAGCCACCGCGGCATCACGCTGGTGTCCTCGATGATCGAAACGTCCGATCCCGACGGCTGGGATCCGCACATCTGCTCGCCGCCCCTCGGCGAGGACGACTACGATGCGCTCGAACGCGCCGGACTGCTCCTGTGCCTGTCGGACATCATCGAGAAGAGACGCCTGGCGCCGGCGGGCTCGCGCGTCTCGCTACGCACGACCGGCCGCGAATTCATCCTGCGCGAGCCCGGCATGACGGCGTGGAAGGAAAGCGAAGTGTCCAAGCGGTTCCGCAACGCGTTCGGCAGGGAACTGAAGATCGGACGCTGA
- a CDS encoding HupE/UreJ family protein, producing the protein MTRLLVLACLVVLLPEAAWAHTPIQGIGDFYSGVLHPWVVPQHILPIVALGLLLGQRGEEFFQAGLGSFLVAILLGLAAAGAGFQGIPEVVLLVLSTLEGVAVALAPPLPRSACVALAFATALLVALDSSPEASTLRATLMTLGGTAIGASLGLIYSGGLSRKLAAPWARIAVRVVGSWIAASSVLVLALATVGKAPAK; encoded by the coding sequence ATGACGCGCTTGCTCGTGCTCGCGTGCCTCGTCGTCCTCCTGCCGGAGGCTGCGTGGGCGCACACGCCGATCCAGGGCATCGGCGATTTCTACTCGGGCGTGCTGCACCCGTGGGTGGTGCCTCAGCACATTCTTCCGATCGTCGCGCTCGGACTTCTTCTCGGCCAGCGCGGCGAGGAGTTCTTCCAGGCCGGGCTCGGCAGTTTTCTCGTCGCGATCCTGCTCGGGCTTGCTGCGGCGGGAGCCGGGTTCCAGGGAATTCCCGAAGTCGTGCTGCTCGTGCTCTCGACGCTCGAAGGCGTCGCCGTCGCACTGGCGCCCCCGCTGCCGCGCAGCGCCTGCGTCGCGCTCGCGTTCGCGACGGCGCTGCTCGTGGCACTCGATTCGTCACCCGAGGCGAGCACGCTTCGCGCGACTCTGATGACGCTCGGCGGCACCGCCATCGGTGCGAGCCTCGGCCTGATCTATTCGGGCGGTCTTTCGCGAAAGCTGGCGGCGCCGTGGGCGCGCATCGCGGTGCGCGTGGTCGGCTCGTGGATCGCGGCCAGCTCGGTGCTCGTGCTCGCGCTGGCGACGGTGGGGAAGGCTCCGGCGAAATGA
- a CDS encoding HupE/UreJ family protein, whose amino-acid sequence MSPRMPFLLSILWAAAALSLATPAWAHSTGGAAGGFASGFMHPLFGPDHVIAMVAVGLWGAFLGQPAIWILPVVFPMVMAFGGALGVAGVPLPGVEVGIAMSAIVLGSMVALAARPPLWIAAVVVGSFAIFHGHAHGTELPAAADPLAYSLGFVIATGLLHISGIGIGLLVRWPAGRIVVRAGGGAIALGGFAFLFHLV is encoded by the coding sequence ATGTCGCCAAGAATGCCTTTCCTGCTTTCGATCCTCTGGGCTGCCGCAGCGCTGTCGCTGGCGACTCCGGCCTGGGCCCACAGCACCGGCGGCGCGGCCGGAGGGTTCGCAAGCGGTTTCATGCATCCGCTGTTCGGCCCGGACCACGTCATTGCGATGGTCGCCGTCGGACTCTGGGGCGCGTTCCTCGGCCAGCCGGCGATCTGGATACTGCCTGTCGTGTTCCCGATGGTGATGGCCTTCGGCGGAGCGCTCGGCGTTGCCGGAGTGCCTCTTCCCGGCGTCGAAGTCGGTATCGCGATGTCGGCGATCGTGCTCGGCTCGATGGTCGCGCTGGCCGCTCGACCTCCGCTGTGGATCGCGGCCGTCGTCGTCGGCAGCTTCGCGATTTTCCACGGCCACGCCCACGGCACCGAGCTTCCGGCCGCCGCCGATCCGCTCGCCTACAGCCTCGGCTTCGTCATCGCGACCGGGCTGCTGCACATCTCGGGCATCGGGATCGGTCTTCTCGTGCGCTGGCCGGCCGGCCGCATCGTTGTCCGCGCCGGAGGCGGCGCGATCGCGCTCGGAGGCTTCGCGTTCCTGTTCCACCTCGTATGA
- a CDS encoding RluA family pseudouridine synthase gives MRGGASIEHEAHVAEAIPRPWRLVDYLKERLVAVPVTEIGNLITSGCVRIGTPGAVGRTMDMVACGDRITIERAALESLRLRGRWNPPWDHVPDVLYEDDDLLVVHKNAGLHVHPLGDHRECTLVGALLHRAGLREQEPWAAWRPHVVQRLDCVVSGLLVVAKGAVSKAALVRVQKAGRLERRYLAVVDGCVGDDDGVIDAPVGRDEARGWRRAIVREERGGERAITRWRIVARLAHRTIVELEPETGRTHQLRVHLASIGHPIAGDVLYGGSRLDAFAARDGEAVEAAAMSIPADLVPAPDERLGNLVRPIALHARRISLQHPRLGTTIDVEHEPCGRAFALAAGEEWANAARSALACRPPPSI, from the coding sequence ATGCGCGGCGGCGCCAGCATCGAGCACGAGGCCCACGTGGCCGAGGCAATTCCCCGCCCGTGGCGCCTCGTCGACTACCTGAAGGAACGGCTCGTCGCGGTGCCGGTCACCGAGATCGGCAACCTCATTACATCGGGTTGCGTTCGCATCGGAACACCCGGCGCCGTCGGTCGCACAATGGATATGGTCGCTTGCGGGGATCGCATTACGATCGAGCGCGCCGCTTTGGAATCGCTGCGTCTTCGCGGCCGCTGGAATCCGCCGTGGGACCACGTTCCCGACGTGCTGTACGAGGACGACGATCTGCTGGTCGTGCACAAAAACGCCGGCCTTCACGTGCATCCTCTCGGCGATCATCGCGAATGCACTCTGGTGGGCGCGTTGCTGCACCGCGCGGGCCTGCGTGAGCAAGAGCCGTGGGCGGCGTGGCGTCCTCACGTGGTGCAGCGCCTGGATTGCGTCGTCTCCGGTCTTCTCGTCGTCGCGAAGGGAGCCGTATCGAAAGCCGCGCTCGTGCGCGTCCAGAAAGCGGGGCGACTCGAACGCAGGTACCTTGCCGTCGTCGACGGGTGTGTCGGTGACGACGACGGCGTCATCGATGCACCGGTAGGCCGCGACGAGGCACGCGGCTGGCGCCGCGCGATCGTACGCGAGGAGCGCGGCGGCGAGCGCGCGATCACACGCTGGCGCATCGTGGCTCGACTCGCGCACCGCACGATCGTCGAGCTGGAACCGGAGACCGGCCGCACCCACCAGCTTCGCGTTCACCTGGCGAGCATCGGCCATCCGATTGCCGGCGACGTCCTTTACGGAGGAAGCCGCCTCGATGCGTTCGCCGCGCGCGACGGCGAGGCGGTCGAAGCCGCGGCGATGTCGATCCCTGCGGACCTGGTGCCGGCCCCCGACGAACGACTCGGCAACCTCGTACGCCCGATCGCGCTTCACGCCCGGCGCATCTCGCTGCAGCATCCGCGCCTGGGCACGACGATCGACGTGGAGCACGAGCCGTGCGGCCGGGCTTTCGCGCTTGCGGCCGGCGAGGAATGGGCCAACGCGGCGCGATCTGCCCTTGCGTGCAGACCGCCGCCTTCGATCTGA